A genomic stretch from Sphaerodactylus townsendi isolate TG3544 linkage group LG15, MPM_Stown_v2.3, whole genome shotgun sequence includes:
- the LOC125445035 gene encoding thialysine N-epsilon-acetyltransferase-like: protein MECVIRPAASEDCDHIMALIREIAEFHHLLDEVTINSQVLKADGFGEDPFFKCILAELPAETGKPVKPPLAASYFFGYCFNRGRSVYLENLYVVPEFRGKGIGTKLLGQVAEAALAAGCVEMHALMTMDWNSPAKGFYLNLGAQDLTQSEERHCMELDREALQRLAQRGKHSSRGALGPSSGQAQKPEP, encoded by the exons ATGGAGTGTGTGATCCGTCCAGCCGCAAGCGAGGACTGCGACCACATCATGGCCCTGATCCGG GAAATTGCAGAGTTTCACCATTTGCTAGATGAGGTCACCATAAACTCTCAAG TTTTAAAGGCGGATGGCTTTGGCGAAGACCCCTTCTTCAAATGCATCCTGGCTGAACTGCCTGCAGAAACCGGCAAACCAG TTAAGCCCCCATTGGCTGCTTCTTATTTCTTTGGGTACTGCTTTAATCGTGGGAGAAGTGTGTACTTGGAGAACCTGTACGTGGTGCCAGAATTCCGAG gaaaaggaattggTACAAAATTGCTGGGCCAGGTGGCAGAG GCGGCCCTGGCAGCCGGGTGTGTGGAGATGCATGCGCTTATGACGATGGACTGGAACTCCCCGGCCAAGGGCTTCTACCTCAACCTGGGGGCTCAGGACCTGACCCAGTCGGAGGAACGGCATTGCATGGAGCTGGATAGAGAGGCCTTGCAAAGGCTGGCCCAGAGGGGAAAGCACAGCAGTAGGGGTGCCCTTGGCCCCAGCTCGGGCCAGGCCCAGAAGCCAGAGCCCTGA